From Phyllopteryx taeniolatus isolate TA_2022b chromosome 18, UOR_Ptae_1.2, whole genome shotgun sequence, the proteins below share one genomic window:
- the LOC133467911 gene encoding LIM domain-containing protein A-like isoform X2, whose product MFHLSFWNFSSLCFGLYFHNLELSQGQMELDDDVSDNVKNDSFGHNMSGKGQKSDAFSRDQPSHNMSGKGQKNDAFSHDQPSHNMSGKGQQNDYFSHDQPSQNMSGKGQQNDAFNHDQPSHNVSGKGQKNDAFSHDQPSHNVSGKGQKNDAFSHDQPSHNMSGKGQKNDAFSHDQPSHNMSGKGQQNDAFSHDQPSHNMSGKGQKNDSFSHDMSGKGQKNDSFSHDQPSHNMSGKGQKNDAFSHDQPSHNMSGKGQQNDYFSHDQPSHNMSGKGQKNDAFSHDQPSHNVSGKGQKNDAFSHDQPSHNVSGKGQKNDAFSHDQPSHNVSGKGQKNDDFSHDQPSHNVSGKGQKNDAFSHDQPSHNVSGKGQKNDAFSHDQPSHNVSGKGQKNDAFSHDQPSHNVSGKGQKNDAFSHDQPSHNVSGKGQKNDAFSHDQPSHNVSGKGQKNDAFSHDQPSHNLSGKGQKNDAFSHDQPSHNMSGKGQQNDAFSHDQPSHNMSGKGQKNDAFSHDQPSHNVSGKGQKNDAFSHDQPSHNVSGKGQKNDAFSHDQPSHNVSGKDQQNDAFSHDQPSHNMSGKGQKNDAFSHDQPSHNMSGKGQQNDAFSHDQSEHLQMSDDMSNSYQNDRMDDGVFTVNV is encoded by the exons ATGTTTCACTTGAGTTTTTGGAACTTCTCCAGTCTTTGTTTTGGACTCTATTTTCACAACCTGGAATTGAGCCAAG GACAAATGGAACTTGATGACGATGTGAGCGACAATGTGAAGAACGACTCCTTcggccacaacatgagcggcaagggccaaaagagcGACGCCTTCAGCcgcgaccagccgagccacaacatgagcggcaagggccaaaagaatgacgccttcagccacgaccagccgagccacaacatgagcggcaagggccaacagaacgactacttcagccacgaccagccgagccagaacatgagcggcaagggccaacagaacgacgccttcaaccacgaccagccgagccacaacgtgagcggcaagggTCAAAAGaatgacgccttcagccacgaccagccgagccacaacgtgagcggcaagggccaaaagaacgacgccttcagccacgaccagccgagccacaacatgagcggcaagggccaaaagaatgacgccttcagccacgaccagccgagccacaacatgagcggcaagggccaacagaacgacgccttcagccacgaccagccgagccacaacatgagcggcaagggccaaaagaacgactccttcagccacgacatgagcggcaagggccaaaagaacgactccttcagccacgaccaaccgagccacaacatgagcggcaagggccaaaagaatgacgccttcagccacgaccagccgagccacaacatgagcggcaagggccaacagaatgactacttcagccacgaccagccgagccacaacatgagcggcaagggccaaaagaacgacgccttcagccacgaccagccgagccacaacgtgagtggcaagggccaaaagaacgacgccttcagccacgaccagccgagccacaacgtgagcggcaagggccaaaagaacgacgccttcagccacgaccagccgagccacaacgtgagcggcaagggccaaaagaacgacgacttcagccacgaccagccgagccacaacgtgagcggcaagggccaaaagaacgacgccttcagccacgaccagccgagccacaacgtgagcggcaagggccaaaagaacgacgccttcagccacgaccagccgagccacaacgtgagcggcaagggccaaaagaacgacgccttcagccacgaccagccgagccacaacgtgagcggcaagggccaaaagaacgacgccttcagccacgaccagccgagccacaacgtgagcggcaagggccaaaagaacgacgccttcagccacgaccagccgagccacaacgtgagcggcaagggccaaaagaacgacgccttcagccacgaccagccgagccacaacttgagcggcaagggccaaaagaacgacgccttcagccacgaccagccgagccacaacatgagcggcaagggccaacagaacgacgccttcagccacgaccagccgagccacaacatgagcggcaagggccaaaagaacgacgccttcagccacgaccagccgagccacaacgtgagcggcaagggccaaaagaacgacgccttcagccacgaccagccgagccacaacgtgagcggcaagggccaaaagaacgacgccttcagccacgaccagccgagccacaacgtgagcggcaaggaccaacagaacgacgccttcagccacgaccagccgagccacaacatgagcggcaagggccaaaagaacgacgccttcagccacgaccagccgagccacaacatgagcggcaagggccaacagaacgatgccttcagccacgaccagagTGAGCATCTTCAAATGTCTGATGACATGAGCAACAGCTACCAGAATGACAGAATGGATGAtggtgtgttcactgtgaatgTTTGA
- the LOC133467911 gene encoding LIM domain-containing protein A-like isoform X1, with amino-acid sequence MAVVWLVVVLVHAVLMDKGLCFTAGVKQGPSNALVQKGVPGQMELDDDVSDNVKNDSFGHNMSGKGQKSDAFSRDQPSHNMSGKGQKNDAFSHDQPSHNMSGKGQQNDYFSHDQPSQNMSGKGQQNDAFNHDQPSHNVSGKGQKNDAFSHDQPSHNVSGKGQKNDAFSHDQPSHNMSGKGQKNDAFSHDQPSHNMSGKGQQNDAFSHDQPSHNMSGKGQKNDSFSHDMSGKGQKNDSFSHDQPSHNMSGKGQKNDAFSHDQPSHNMSGKGQQNDYFSHDQPSHNMSGKGQKNDAFSHDQPSHNVSGKGQKNDAFSHDQPSHNVSGKGQKNDAFSHDQPSHNVSGKGQKNDDFSHDQPSHNVSGKGQKNDAFSHDQPSHNVSGKGQKNDAFSHDQPSHNVSGKGQKNDAFSHDQPSHNVSGKGQKNDAFSHDQPSHNVSGKGQKNDAFSHDQPSHNVSGKGQKNDAFSHDQPSHNLSGKGQKNDAFSHDQPSHNMSGKGQQNDAFSHDQPSHNMSGKGQKNDAFSHDQPSHNVSGKGQKNDAFSHDQPSHNVSGKGQKNDAFSHDQPSHNVSGKDQQNDAFSHDQPSHNMSGKGQKNDAFSHDQPSHNMSGKGQQNDAFSHDQSEHLQMSDDMSNSYQNDRMDDGVFTVNV; translated from the exons ATGGCTGTTGTTTGGCTCGTGGTTGTTTTGGTGCATGCCGTCTTGATGGATAAAG GCCTTTGTTTTACAGCTGGGGTTAAACAAGGTCCATCCAATGCTCTGGTTCAAAAAGGTGTTCCAG GACAAATGGAACTTGATGACGATGTGAGCGACAATGTGAAGAACGACTCCTTcggccacaacatgagcggcaagggccaaaagagcGACGCCTTCAGCcgcgaccagccgagccacaacatgagcggcaagggccaaaagaatgacgccttcagccacgaccagccgagccacaacatgagcggcaagggccaacagaacgactacttcagccacgaccagccgagccagaacatgagcggcaagggccaacagaacgacgccttcaaccacgaccagccgagccacaacgtgagcggcaagggTCAAAAGaatgacgccttcagccacgaccagccgagccacaacgtgagcggcaagggccaaaagaacgacgccttcagccacgaccagccgagccacaacatgagcggcaagggccaaaagaatgacgccttcagccacgaccagccgagccacaacatgagcggcaagggccaacagaacgacgccttcagccacgaccagccgagccacaacatgagcggcaagggccaaaagaacgactccttcagccacgacatgagcggcaagggccaaaagaacgactccttcagccacgaccaaccgagccacaacatgagcggcaagggccaaaagaatgacgccttcagccacgaccagccgagccacaacatgagcggcaagggccaacagaatgactacttcagccacgaccagccgagccacaacatgagcggcaagggccaaaagaacgacgccttcagccacgaccagccgagccacaacgtgagtggcaagggccaaaagaacgacgccttcagccacgaccagccgagccacaacgtgagcggcaagggccaaaagaacgacgccttcagccacgaccagccgagccacaacgtgagcggcaagggccaaaagaacgacgacttcagccacgaccagccgagccacaacgtgagcggcaagggccaaaagaacgacgccttcagccacgaccagccgagccacaacgtgagcggcaagggccaaaagaacgacgccttcagccacgaccagccgagccacaacgtgagcggcaagggccaaaagaacgacgccttcagccacgaccagccgagccacaacgtgagcggcaagggccaaaagaacgacgccttcagccacgaccagccgagccacaacgtgagcggcaagggccaaaagaacgacgccttcagccacgaccagccgagccacaacgtgagcggcaagggccaaaagaacgacgccttcagccacgaccagccgagccacaacttgagcggcaagggccaaaagaacgacgccttcagccacgaccagccgagccacaacatgagcggcaagggccaacagaacgacgccttcagccacgaccagccgagccacaacatgagcggcaagggccaaaagaacgacgccttcagccacgaccagccgagccacaacgtgagcggcaagggccaaaagaacgacgccttcagccacgaccagccgagccacaacgtgagcggcaagggccaaaagaacgacgccttcagccacgaccagccgagccacaacgtgagcggcaaggaccaacagaacgacgccttcagccacgaccagccgagccacaacatgagcggcaagggccaaaagaacgacgccttcagccacgaccagccgagccacaacatgagcggcaagggccaacagaacgatgccttcagccacgaccagagTGAGCATCTTCAAATGTCTGATGACATGAGCAACAGCTACCAGAATGACAGAATGGATGAtggtgtgttcactgtgaatgTTTGA